TAGGCCTCAGTATGTAACCAAATACTCAACAACCATTTTGGTTAATATTTCGACATTTTATGCGTTGAACTAGCGGACAGCTAGGCACGGTTAGCACGGTTAATAGGTAAAGTGTACAATGTGACCTGATATTTGCGAACACAGATGCtgtctctgttgttgttttcatctGACTGTAGATTGTTTTTATGACACTGGCCTTCGCCTTTAAGAGACACGTGCGCTCAACTTGCCGAAAGGCAGTAAATGTTCATAACAAACAGCACTTCCACAGCGCAGTGGaccagataataataataacagtaataataataataataataacaataataacatggtGTTTATGTGTAATAATTTACATTATAATGATACATAATTTCCTCCTCTGAAAAAATCACAACAGTCAAGGTGTCAGGATTAAACAAGTTCTGAGATGATACAAGATGTGAAATACCTCTCTTTTGCCTCCGCTGCTCggtctctctgcctcctgtttTTGAACCAGTTGCTGACTTGTGTGGTGGTTAACCCGGTAGCCTCTGCCAACTCTCGTTTCTCCCGGGGAGAGGGGTACGGGTTGTGAGTATACCACTCCCGCAGGACGCCCCGGGACTTCTCCTTGAAGCAGTAGCTGGTCTCCTCGCCATCCCAGATAGTACGTGGCAAGGGAAATTTCCTCCGCACCCGGTATTTCCCCACTGCACCCAGTGGCCGTCCTCTCAGCTTCTCAGCCTCAATGTAGTGGGCCTTAAGCCATAGCTGCTGAAGCTTCGGGTGGTTGTGCGGCGAGAACTGGTGACTCTCTAGTATCTTGTAGAGCTCTCGGAAGTTCCCCCTGTGGAAAGCGACCACGGCTTTTGCTTTTAGAACGCTCTCGTTCTTGTGGAGGTGGTCGCAGGCAGGGAGCGACCAGAGGAAGCGGCCCAGTCGCTCGAGGTTCCCCCCCTGTTGCAGTACCTCACATACGCACGCTACTTGCTCCTGGGTGAATCCGAAAGAGGGCAACATTGACATGACGTCTGATGGGTACGCCTTAGCTCCAAAAAACCAAACCGCTCTCCCCTACCTTGTGAAAGGAGCGGTATGGGGACACACGAAAGAGATAAGATGGTGTCTAACGCGACGACTGTCGACCCTGAGAAGAGACTTTACGCAATTTCGTGGGTGTAGTTGCAGTCCAGTCCACGGCGCGCGCTCAGAGCCTAGGACGTTTGCTCGAGACAGCTTGCTCCACACCAAGTCATGTCGCGGTAAAAGAGCTCTGCGCGTTCGTTGATTGGCTCCCGGTCCACCCTATCGTGGCTGCGTAGTCGACCAAAGTTCGCTCGCATTTCCTCCCCCGGGGTCTCGATGGGTTGAAACTAGATCCCCCATCTCCAGTTTTACCTGAGGGAGCAGGGCACCTCAATGCTAATCAATTACAGCAGACTTCCACAGGCTGTACTTCAAATTCAAACCCTCTATCCGGCATTTTTAACCGATCTTATATTTAACTAAACCAGTTTTGTctattaattattaatgaaaCGATGAGCGCCCTTGGTAATGTATTGcattttaatatattatttaccAGCATTCCACTTTAAGATCCAATAGGCAGAATTCAATACGATAAAACGCGTTTCCACGACTCATTTCAAAGG
Above is a genomic segment from Clupea harengus chromosome 15, Ch_v2.0.2, whole genome shotgun sequence containing:
- the six1b gene encoding homeobox protein six1b; its protein translation is MSMLPSFGFTQEQVACVCEVLQQGGNLERLGRFLWSLPACDHLHKNESVLKAKAVVAFHRGNFRELYKILESHQFSPHNHPKLQQLWLKAHYIEAEKLRGRPLGAVGKYRVRRKFPLPRTIWDGEETSYCFKEKSRGVLREWYTHNPYPSPREKRELAEATGLTTTQVSNWFKNRRQRDRAAEAKERENSENNNSGANKQNQLSPLDGGKSLMSSSEDEFSPPQSPDQNNVLLLQGNMSHPGASAYPMAGLGAAQSVHGMQGHPHQLQDSLLGPLTSSLVDLGS